One Heyndrickxia oleronia genomic window, ATAACAAGACAATTAAGTAAAGTGCAGTGGAAGTGATGAAAAATGAGGACGGATCCATATAAAGATCCAATTGAGATCCATCGAAAGAAAATTGAAAAGATAAAGATGGATGAAACGAATATAGAAGAAAATGAAGATGTGCATCGTCTACCTACTAGAAGTGAATTACACGGTTCAAGAAATAAACAAAGAAAAAAGAAAAAAAGGAAAATGACTTTCCCATTATTAAGAGTACTTTTAACTTTTTTTATTTTATTACCAATTATTAGTTTTTCACTATATACATTTATACTAAAAAAATCATTTTTTCTTGATTTAGGTGCGAAAATGGCTGGGGAAGAGGTTCCTTATGAGATTGTGTCAGCGGGAGAAAAACAGGCCAAGCAACCTAATACATACAATAACAGTGGCTCGAATGAAAATAAAAATAGTGGTGAACAAGAGACTCAAGATGATTCTGTCGCCGAAAAAATAGATATTGAAACCAATTCACAGACAAATAACGAAGACCAAAAAATTATTTTTCACACTGTTCAACCAAATGAAACATTGTATAGCATAGCGTTAAAATACTATCATTCCAAATCAGGGATAGATCTTATTAAACAATGGAATGATCTATCGAATGATGGCATCATTGTTGGCCAAGTGTTGGAAATTCATCTTCCTTAATAAGTTTAAAGTGTATTAGGGTGAAAGGTAGTCTCAATCCGATCACCCTAAAAATATGGCATTGGTGACTTTCCCCTCAATTAAAAATTAAGTGAACCTCTATTTTTGGTATACCTATTTGGACTGGTTCATACAATGAATTTGAAAGGGGGAGTTGCCATGGAATCTACTATTTTATCACTTAAGCAAACTGACCAAGCTACAAAACAAATGCTGCAAAATCTTGTCAACAGGAAAATAAAATTTGATCGTTTAAAGCAGCAACATATATTGCTTTTAACAATTAGCGTATTTTACAGTTTTGGATGTCTTTATTTTTTATATTATCGTATTCTTGAACCATATTCGTATTCATTTTCAGAGATCTTTTCTATTCTGGTGGGAGACAATACACATTTGCTATTTATTTTTCTTGCTATAGGATTATTCGGAGCGACAAAGGTGCTATATGATAAAAAAGAAAAAGCTGAAAAAGAGTATCATGAATTAAGATGTGAAATTGTTGATCGTAGTAAAGATTTATGGAAAAATGATGCTTGGGCTTCTAGATATATAGTTTTTGAAATCATGAAAGCAAAGTTTAATATAAATTTATACCATGAAAGTAAATAGAGGAATATGAAATATTTAAAATATTTTTTTCTTTCCTCTTTCTTCTTTTAATATTTCAACTGCCTCACGGAATCGCTGAGAATGAACTACTTCACGCTCCCTTAAAAACCTTAAAGTATCATTAATATCAGGATCATCACTCATATTAATTATCCATTGATAAGTCGCCCGAGCTTTTTCTTCCGCAGCAATATCTTCGTATAAATCAGCAATGGGATCACCTTTAGCTTGGATATGTGCAGCTGTCCAAGGTACTCCTGCAGCATTTTCATAATAAAGAGCTTTATCATGGTCTGCATAATGTGCACCCAAACCTGCTGCTTTCATTTGATCAGGTGTTGCATCCTTTGTTAATTTGTACACCATCGTTGCAATCATTTCAAGATGAGCAAATTCCTCAGTTCCAATATCTGTTAGTAACCCTATAACTTTATCCGGGATTGTATATCTTTGGTTTAAATAACGAAGTGCTGCAGCAAGTTCTCCATCCGCACCGCCGTATTGCTCAATTAAGAATTTTGCAAGCATTGGGTTACATTGACCAACTTTAACTGGGTACTGGAGCTTTTTCTCATAAACCCACATGAATGATCTTCACTCCTTTGTATTTATTATTAGTCTATTTAAACTTGCCATGGCCAAGGTGCATCCTTCCAATTCCATGGATAATCAGAATAACTATAACCAAAGTTAGTCAGCGGTCCAAACAGCTTTTCAAACTCCTTTTTTAGTTTCTTTCTGTGGTGTACAAATTGGTTGTATTGTTGAACAGCATCCTGGTCTTTTGGATGAGTGTCCAAATACAATGTCAATTCAACTATTACAAAATCAATAGCCTGAAGTTCCTCAAGTTTTTGATAATATTCAGGAGGTACTTGTTTCATCACTCGGTTCACTCCTTTGCTCGTTCATACGGACTATAGTAAGGATCATATAATGGTTGCCAAAGTGTTCCTTTTCTTAATGCTTCTAATGGTGGGAATTGTGGTAAATTTGGTGGTTGAAAGCCCATATATAAATTGGGTGGTGTTGAATAGGTTTTTACCTTTATCGGTGGACAAGGATCAAATGGACTAATATAAGGTTTGTAACTTTTATAAAATGAATGCATCTTCTTCCCTCCTTGTATTTGTCATCATTTAATTTTATGGGAGAGATTTGTCCTACATGTCATTAAAATAAAGACAATAAAATAAAAATGTATATTTAAGCAAAAAAGCGAATCTACATAAAGGGAATATTTCATTGTTTGTAGAATATATATTCATGGTGAAATCTATCTTATGAGGTGAAAGTGATGTTCGCAAAAAATATTATGATTCCAAAATCTCAATGCTTTTATGTTCATGCTGAAGATTCAATTGAAGAAGCATTGGAAGTACTAAGAAAAAAGCAAGTTGATGGTTTGCCTGTCTTAAATGGGGATGAATATGTAGGTATGATTACGCATTATCATATATATAGGAATTATTTTAATTCAGAGCTCAATAAAGAAGAGTATTTAAAAACAGTAAAGGTAAAGGAAATTGCAACCCATCAGGAAATCTTTTTCCAGGGTAATGAAATTTTTGAAAATACATTAGTTGAATTGAAGGATTTTCCTTTATTTGCGGTAGTAGATGAGAATAGAAAATTTCTAGGAGTTGTAACTAGATTTGATGTAATCGAACAATTCCAAAGTGCCTTTGGAATTAAACGTCCAGGGATTCGGATTGCATTTAGTTCAGTGGAAGTAGAAGGTAGAATTGCAAGATTAGCTAATATTATACAGCAGTATCATGAATCAGTAATCTCTTTAGTAACGTTTGATGAAACAGATAAATTGGTAAGAAGAATTATTTTAAAAATAGAAAAACGAGATAATATTAAAAAGTTTACGGATAGTTTAGAAGATGCAGGATTTAGAATCTTAAATATTACTGAAGATTAAATAAAAGAGGCAGTTGATCTTAAATGGTCAACTGCCTTTTTTTTGCCGCAGCTCTAATTAAAAAGATGAGTTAATAGGATAAGTGGAAAAATTGCTTGCAATTGTGTCGATTACCAACATTTATGGTATGATTTATTAGTAATTGATCCAAATTATTGGAGGAAAACATGATTTATTGGTTAATTTTTATGATGGTAATAATTGCTGGAGTATTACTAGTAGTTTATATGGTGACAGAAGCTTTTCAGAATAATGTTCAATATCATACATTTGAATTTAATAATTTTCCAAAATCTTTTAAGAAGCTTAGACTGTTTTTCATTTCTGATATACACCGGCGTAATATTCATTCATCTATCATTAAGCAGTCTTTAGGGAAGGTAGATTTTGTAATAATTGGTGGTGACTTAGCTGAACAAGGTGTTCCACTGACAAGAATCGATGAAAATCTTCGCAAATTAAAAATGCTTGGTCCAATTTATTTTATATGGGGAAATAATGATTATGAAATTGATGAAGCTAAATTATTTCGTATTTTTAAGAAATATGATGTGAAAATGCTGAGGAATGATGTTGATTTTCTCCAATCAAAAGCAGGAGAAAAAATTGCGATTATTGGAATTGATGATATCTCGCAAGAGCAGGATGATTTACATAAAGCAATGGCAAAGATTAGTGAACCATGTTTTCAAATTTTATTGAGTCATAACCCTGATATTACTCAAAAAATGTTTGATTTTGATACAATCTCATTTATTCTTAGTGGACATACGCACGGTGGCCAGATCCGTATTTTAGGTTATACACCTTATAAAAAAGGTGGGGTGTATAAATACTCAGATATCATTCAATTAGTAAGCAATGGTTACGGAACATCATTATTTCCTTTAAGACTTGGTGCCAAACCTGAAGCCCATATCATTACTTTAAAATGAACTTTCTCCCCATTTTTACATAGTATGGTCATAGAAGCCATATCAGGGGGCGGAAATAAATGAAATTAGAACGATTATCACGAAATAAAATAAAATACTCGATTACATTTGAAGAGTTATCTGATAAAGGATTTTTAACAGATGAGTTTGAATCATTTATATGGTATGACCTTTTTGATGAGATGGTTGAAATTGCAAAAAAAGAATATCAGTGTGAAATTACCGATACGATCTCAATTGAAATATTCTCACTAAGTTCAATGGAAATTGTTTTAATATTAACTATGGATGAGAAATCAATGAATGAAGAGCAATCAACGAATCATTTAATTCCAACATTTATTCCAGATAGTGTTTTTTGCTTTGAATCAATTGAAGATGTTATTCAACTTGCACAATGCTTTGAAAATTTGCAAATACGTTTGAATAGTAAATTAATGGTTTTCGAAGATCAATATTATTTTAAGATACCAAATACTAAGGCAGTAAATGTACTTTGTGAAGAGTATGGAATTGAATCAACTATGTCTATAGAAATGGTAGAGGAATATGGAATGGTGATTATTGAAAATAATGCTTTACCGGTACTTTTAAGTTATTTCAACCAATAACAACCATAAATGGGGCGATGAGAATTTTTTCTATTGCCCTATTTTTTGTCAGTTTTACTAAGCAAATCTAAATCTAGTTTGATAGCGTTTGCAAAAATTTAAAAAGTATAATTTTAAGTCTTGCATAAATGCAGTAAAAGTGTATACTATGTCTGAAAGGATGATACACATCAACGAGTGATTTTTAGGAGGTTTGCAACAATGGCAGCCGATTTGGGTGCAGATAATCAAGCATTTGACGAAAAGCATGATGTTTTAAAATCAACACAAACAGTAATTCATAAGGCACTAGAAAAACTAGGGTACCCTGAAGAAGTATATGAGCTTCTAAAAGAACCAATCCGTATGCTAACAGTAAAAATACCTGTTCGAATGGATGATGGCTCTGTAAAAATCTTTACGGGGTATCGTGCCCAACACAATGATGCTGTGGGTCCAACAAAAGGTGGGATACGTTTCCATCCGAATGTTTCTGAAAAAGAAGTAAAAGCGTTATCAATTTGGATGACATTAAAATGTGGAATTGTTAACTTACCGTATGGTGGCGGTAAAGGAGGAATCATTTGCGACCCTCGTGAAATGTCATTTCGTGAACTTGAGGCATTAAGTCGTGGATATGTTCGAGCAATTAGCCAAATCGTAGGACCAACAAAGGATATTCCTGCTCCGGATGTTTTCACAAACTCTCAAATTATGGCATGGATGATGGACGAGTATAGCAGAATCGATGAATTTAATTCACCAGGTTTTATTACTGGTAAACCATTAGTATTAGGTGGATCTCACGGTCGTGAAACTGCTACAGCTAAAGGAGTAACCATCTGTATTCGCGAAGCAGCAAAAAAACGCGGTATTAATTTAGAAGGTGCTCGTGTTGTTGTACAGGGATTCGGAAATGCAGGAAGCTTCCTATCGAAGTTCATGCATGATGCAGGAGCAAAAGTCATCGGAATCTCAGATGCATATGGTGCCCTTTATGATCCTAATGGTTTAGATATTGACTACTTACTTGACCGTCGTGATAGCTTTGGTACAGTAACAAAGCTTTTTGACAATACCATTTCAAATAAAGAATTACTAGAATTAGATTGTGATATTTTAGTCCCTGCTGCTATTGAAAATCAAATAACAGAAGAAAATGCACATAATATTCGTGCACAAATTGTTGTAGAAGCTGCTAATGGTCCAACTACATTAGAAGCGACACAAATACTTACTGATCGTGGTATTTTATTAGTACCTGATGTTTTAGCCTCTGCTGGTGGAGTAACCGTTTCTTATTTTGAGTGGGTACAGAATAACCAAGGATACTATTGGACAGAGGAAGAAATAGATGAGAAACTTGAAAAAGTCTTAGTGCAGTCATTTGAAAATGTTTACAATACTGCTGAGACGAGAAGAGTCGATATGAGACTAGCTGCATATATGGTTGGTGTTAGAAAATCTGCAGAAGCTTCTCGCTTTAGAGGTTGGATTTAAACGAATTATACATGGACTTTTCCATATCATTTTAAATCATTGCATGAAAATAGAAAATCTCCTATCATTATGGATGGGAGATTTTTTGATTTTAATTAACAGTTCGGTACTGTCTAGTAATAATATAAAAAGTGAATATGGAACATTTTGTTCTTTCATGAACAAAATAGTGTATAAGAGGTGACCAAAACATGCAGTTTGAGAATTGTATTATTGTTGGAGGAGGCCCATGTGGACTTTCAGCTGCAATTGCTTTACAAGAAATCGGAATGAATCCATTAGTAATCGAAAAAGGTAATATTGTCAATGCTATTTACAATTATCCTACCCATCAGACTTTCTTCAGCTCTAGTGAAAAGCTTGAAATTGGTGGGGTTCCATTTATTAACGAAAATTTAAAACCGAGAAGAAATCATGCATTAGTTTATTATCGTGAAGTCGTAAAAAGAAAAAATCTACGGATTAATAGGTTTGAAACAGTCAAAAGTGTACAGAAAATGAAAGATGGCAGTTTTGAAGTTCAAACATCAAAGAACGAATATCAAGCACAGTATGTAATCATCGCAACGGGCTATTATGATCATCCTAACCAATTAAATATTCCTGGAGAAACTCTCCCACATGTTTTTCATTATTTTAAGGAGGCTCATCCATATTTCGATATGGATGTCATGGTAATTGGCGGGAAAAATTCAGCTGTTGATGCTGCAATTGAATTACATAAAGCTGGTGCGAATGTGACGGTATTATATAGAGGGAAGGAGTATTCTAAAAGTGTAAAACCTTGGATATTACCAGAATTTGATTCATTAATCCGAAACGGTCAAATAAAAATGGAATTTAATGCAGAGCCTTTAGCAATTACTGAGGGTACTGTGAGATATGTAGTGAACGGGGAAATAAAGGAAATAAGTAATGATTATGTATTTGCAATGATTGGCTACCACCCTGACCATCATTTTATAAAAGAGATGGGAGTAAGGATTGATTCTGAGACAGGTAAGCCTGAATTTAATCAGGATACAATGGAAACAAATGTGGAAGGGATCTTTATCGCAGGTGTGCTTGCTGCCGGGAATAATGCAAATGAAATCTTTATTGAAAACGGGCGATTTCATGGTGAGTTAATCGCCAATTATTTAAAAGAAAAAAACCAATAAAATATCTCTTACTAGAGGTAGGGTGGGGCAGATGGAATAAAAAAAGACTTTTTTCCCTTATTCCACTCGGTATTACCCTATATGATGTTTCGTTGAAATCTGTAATCTTATTGACTTCAAAAAATAGAAGCAGTCATAGCAAGTACAACCAAGTACTTGTAGGACTGCTTCTATTTTTATATTTTATGAAACATTTCTTCGATTTCTTTCATATTATTTGTTTGTGAAAGGGCAATAAGTAGTTTAATTCTAGCTTTTTGCCCATTCAATCCGTTAGAAAAGATCGCACCTAATTCCTTTAGCTGTTTTCCTCCACCTTCATAGCCATAAATATCCTGTGCGATGCCATTAAAACATCTTGAGACAATGATTGTCGGGATATTTGCTTCAATGAGTAACTTAATTCCTTCTACAGTTGCTGGCGGCAAATTCCCTTGTCCTAATGCTTCGATTACAAGACCATCATAGTTTAAATCTAAAATAGCTTTAAATAATAATGAGTCCATTCCGGCATGTGCTTTGAGTAATGCTACATTTTTTGTAATGCTATCGATAGGATAGTATTCCTTATGTGTCGGTGCATTATGGAAAAATATACCTGGCTTTGATATGATTCCAATTGGTCCGAACTGTGGACTTTGAAATGTTGACAAATTACTTGTATGTGTTTTTGTAACGTTTTTTGCGGTATGAATTTCATCATTTAATACAACTAGTACACCTTTACCTTTTGCTTCTTCACAGGCAGCTACTCTTATAGACGTAATTAAATTATATAATCCATCAGAACCGATTTCATTACTAGACCTCATTGCCCCAGTTACTACTATAGGGAGCTCAAGTCCAGTGGTAAGGTCAAGAAAATAAGCAGTTTCCTCTAAAGTATCTGTTCCATGAGTAATGACAACCCCATCAATAGTATTTTCTTTCGTTTCATTTATGATTAATTCCTTTAATTTTAGCATTTCTGTCATTGTAATATGTGGTGAAGGTAAATTAAATGGCTCTTTTACGATTAAATTAGCAAGATTAGAAAGTCCTTTTGTTTGAGCTGATAAAGGATTTTCTTCGCCGGGTTTAACTGCACCAGTTTCCCCATCCTCATACATAGAAATGGTTCCACCAGTGTGAATGACCAATATATTTTTTTTCATAAAAAATCCCCCAAATAAAGCAATACTTTTCCAAATTTTGAAAAGGTTATTTTCTTTCTATAGTATACATGATACGATTAAGAAAATGAAAAAGAAATGAGGCAGAAAAATGCTGGTAATATTATCAGCAGGAATTGCACCAGGTTTAGCACTTTTAAGTTATTTTTATTTAAAAGATCAATATGAATTAGAGCCTGTACTACTAGTATTTAAGGCCTTTTTATTTGGTGCATTTCTTACGTTTCCAATCATGTTTATTCAGCATGTTTTGGATATTGAGCAAATTTTACAAGGTAATATTTTTAACGCTTTTATAAATATAGCATTATTAGAGGAATTTTTTAAATGGTTTATCCTCTTTTTTGTTGTGTATCAGCATGGGGATTTTAGTGAACCATATGATGGAATTGTTTATGGTGCTAGTGTTTCTTTAGGATTCGCAACCGTTGAAAATATTTTATATTTAATTGCTGATGGTGTCGGAACTGCTTTTGGAAGAGCATTACTACCGGTTTCAAGTCATGCATTATTTGGGGTAATTATGGGCTATTATTTAGGTAAGGCCAAATTCTCACTTGATCGCAAGATGAAGCAAGCATTAATATATTCTTTCACAATCCCTTTACTACTTCATGGATTTTATGATTACATTTTATTGTCAAAGACAAAATGGATATATTATATTATTCCGTTTATGCTCTTTCTGTGGTGGCTTGGTTTAAAAAAGGTAAAGCAAGCGCATGCCTTATCTAAAAAGCATCATGAAATGAATACGACAGAAAATAATCAATCGGCTATAGATACAATTGGATGATCTGTGTCCGGTTGTTTTTTTTTGCCCTAATTTCAGGAAATGACAAGATACTATTACTTTTTTGTATAAAATTCCTTTGGAAACAAAAACTAGCCGTAATTCTAAAACAATTTTTGGAGGGGTAAAACGCAATGAGGAACAACATTTTTGTAAAAGTTGTTTTCGTACTTTTATTCTGTCTTGTAACATTGACAATTTCAAGTTCAAAACAGCCAATTCAGGCGTTTACAAATCAAGTGATCCAAAGGGGTGCAGTTGGAGACGATGTTATAGAATTGCAAGCAAGATTGCAAAATATCGGATTTTATACAGGTAAAATTGATGGTGTTTTTGGATGGGGAACGTATTGGGCATTACGAAATTTTCAAAAGGATTTTGGCTTAGATATTGATGGATTAGCTGGACCAACAACAAAAGCGAAATTGGTTAAAGCATCGAATTATAATGCTGCCTTTGTTAAAGATCAAATTAAAAAGGGGAATGAGTTTACTTATTATGGGGGCGTTGATATTAATAAACAAATTAAGCCTAAATCATCTACGTCTAATAAAAAAACTACTACAACAAAAAAACCATCAGGTACTACGAATGTAACTGCGACCAATGTACCAAATGGCTACTCTCAAAATGACATTCAATTATTAGCTAATGCGGTGTATGGAGAGTCAAGAGGAGAACCATATGAAGGTCAGGTGGCAGTAGCTGCTGTCATATTAAATAGAGTGGAGAGCTCTTCATTTCCGAATACAATTTCAGGTGTAATCTTTGAACCAGGTGCATTTACAGCAGTAGCAGATGGACAAATTTGGTTAACACCAAATGAAACGGCAAAAAAAGCTGTGATTGATGCGATTAATGGATGGGATCCTACCGGAAATGCTTTATATTACTTTAATCCTGTTACAGCAACAAGTAAATGGATTTGGTCGAGACCACAAATCAAGCAAATTGGCAAACATATATTTTGTATGTAAGGGGTGATTTGAATGATTAGAGGAATTATTATAGCTGTATTATCACTTGGTGTTATTGGAACTGGAGTATGGGGGTACCAAGAACACCGAGAAAAAAATGCAATCTTAATAAACGCTGAAAATAATTATCAACGAGCATTTCATGATTTAGCTTATCAAATGGATCAGTTACATGACCAAATTGGTACTACGTTAGCCATGAATTCAAGAAAGTCTCTTTCACCTGCCCTTGCAGATGTATGGAGACTTACTTCGGAAGCACATAGTAATGTCGGTCAATTGCCTCTTACTTTATTACCATTTAATAAAACAGAGGAATTTTTATCGAATATCGGAAATTTTAGTTATCGAACAGCAGTTAGAGATCTTGATAAGGAACCACTATCTAATGAAGAATATGGGACCCTTAAAAGATTATATTCACAAAGTGCTAATATTCAAGGGGAACTAAGAAAAGTACAACACTTAGTACTAAAAAACAACTTACGTTGGATGGATGTTGAAATGGCACTAGCTACTGGCAAGGAAGGTGCAGATAATACGATCATCGATGGCTTTAAAACAGTAGAAAAAACAGTTAAAGGATACGATGAATCGAATACAAATGATCCATCTTTAGTAAGCTTTCAAAAAAATAACAACAATTTTCGGGACGTAAAAGGTAAATCGATTACTAAAGATGAAGCAATTCAAATAGCGAAGAAGTTTACAAACATAAAAAATCCTACCAAAGTAAAGGTAACCGAAAATGGAAAAGGTGCTAATTTTAGTTTCTATAGTGTAACCTTAGCAGATAAGAATGGTAATGAGGGCAATATGGATATGACTAAAAAAGGCGGACATCCGATATATTTTATTGAAAGACGAGACATTACAAAGCAAAATTTAAGTTTAAATGATGGAATTCAGGCTGCGTCTAAATTTTTGAAAAATAATCAGTTTGATCATATGGAGGTTTTTGAGAGTACACAATATGATCATATAGGTGTTTTTTCCTTTGTAGTAAATGAAGAAGGCGTTCGAATCTATCCAGAAACGATCAAGTTAAAGGTTGCTTTAGATAATGGACAAATAATTGGTTTTACTGCTCAAGATTATATGAAAAATACTGAGAATCGAAAAATTCCTAAGCCTAAGCTAACAATGGCAGAGGCAAAAGGCTCTATTAATCCAAAATTAAAGGTAATGGAGGATAGATTGGCTATTATCAGTAATGAACTAGGAAAAGAAGTGCTTTGCTATGAATTCTTAGGTACACTAGGTAAGGATACGTACCGGATCTTTATAAACGCAAACGATGGAAAGGAAGAAAATGTAGAAAAACTGCAAAACGCGGAACCTGTATATCACAATGTATTATGAGGAAAGCTATCTAGCTTTCCTCATTTTCTTTTGGTGAATATCTAGAAAAGTCTGTCATTAAATGGCATAATATACTTAGGACCATATTATTATGTCAAGGAAGGATTTGCAAATCGATGTTAAATATTGGAATGAACTTAACTCTTGAATCTTTGGAAAGTAATAATCCTGATAAATATAAATGCAAAATTGCTGATATTGAAAATAATAATTTATATATCGATTATCCCATTAGTTTAACGACTAATCGTACTGCTTTTCTTGTGAATGATTTACATTTAAATTGTATTTTTTCTACAGAAGATAATGGAACTTATCTCTTTCGTACAAAAGTTATAGGCAAAGTCAAAAAAAATATCCCCTTGATTATTTTACATATCCCACCAGTTGAGGAGTTTAAGAAGATACAACGTAGACAGTACGTAAGGGTTGAAACAGCGGTTGATATATCCTTGTATTTACAAAATTCTAAAGAAAGATTCACGACAATTACTGAGGATATAAGTGCAGGAGGATGTGCCGTTCTTTTACCAAAAAATATACAGATGCACCCATTAGAAACGGGTGATGCTACCATCGTACTTCCAATGCAAAACGGAGATTATCAGTATATTAATACACCAATTAAACTTATAAGAAATTGGGAGGATGCAGGTAAGAACATTGCATCAATTGAATTCATTGATTTAGATGAGAAAGATACCCAATCACTTTTTCGCTTCTGTTTTGAAAGACAATTAGAGCTTCGAAAAAAAGGATTATTAACTTAAAGCATTTTCTTAGGTGAAATTTAACTACTATAATTTGGTCTATAGACTTGAAGTCAGCTTTAATTAAGAAACATTTAAGTTTCTTAAATGAATAAAGAATTTCTTCTACTCCCATAATGATTAATATATTATTTTAGGAGTGGATGAAATGAAATTAATAGAAAGATGGATGGTAAAATTAATAATTTTTCACTTTATATTATTACTATTGATTCAAGGGGTTCTTCACTCACTTCATTTTTTTCAAGATTATCAAAAAATCACCTTTTATGAAGGGGTTAATAAAATGAATGAAACTCCTATAATAGAAACATGGAAGAATCATCATTAAGGCAGATTAGATTCTGTCTTTTTTAGTTGTTATATAATATGTTAATATTAAGTGAACTGTTAACTACCTAAAAGTACATCATAATAGAGTATTTAGTTAACGTGGATTGTCATGGTTATTATAAAGAATGGGTGGAAAGCTGAATGAATCAAAAAATTCGTATTGCTATTGATGGTCCTGCTGCTGCAGGCAAAAGTACGGTTGCAAAAATTGTTGCCGAAAGACTATCTTATATCTATATAGATACGGGAGCAATGTATAGATCTTTAACATTAAAGGCTCTAGATAATCAGATATCTCCAAATAATGAATCAGCACTAGCAGACTTGCTGAATGTCACTATGATTGAACTAAAGCCAGGGATTGAAGGTCAGCTAGTCTATTTAGATGGAGTGGATGTAACTAAAAAAATCCGTGAAGCTTCGGTCACAAATAATGTATCGGAAGTATCTAAACACCGTCTAGTTCGTGAGGAAATGGTAAGAAGGCAACAAGCGTTTGCTAAAGACGGTGGAGTGGTCATGGATGGCCGGGATATTGGAACTCATGTAATCCCGAACGCTGAATTAAAAATCTTTTTACTTGCTAGCGTAGAAGAACGTGCCTTAAGAAGGCATACTGAAAATCTTGCGAAAAATTATCCATCTGATTTAAATCAGTTACAAAAAGAAATTGAATTAAGGGATAAGTTAGATTCAGAACGGGAAGTTTCACCATTAAAGAAGGCTGATGATGCTATAGTGATTGATACAACTTCATTAACTATTCAAGATGTTGTAAATAAAATAATGAATTTTGCTAATGAAAGGATCGAATAAAAGTGACTTTTTACTCATTTGCAAAAGTGGTTGTATGGAGGATTTTTAAACCGCTATATAGAATTCAGGTTATTGGCAAAGAGCATTTTCCTGAAAAGGGTGGTGTGCTCTTATGTGCTAATCATATCGATAATCTGGATCCACCAGTAGTTGGTATTACAGCACCTAGACCAGTTGTATTTATGGGAAAGGAAGAACTTTTTCAAAAACCACTATTAAAAACATTAATGGAAAAATTAAATGTCATTCCT contains:
- a CDS encoding LysM peptidoglycan-binding domain-containing protein: MRTDPYKDPIEIHRKKIEKIKMDETNIEENEDVHRLPTRSELHGSRNKQRKKKKRKMTFPLLRVLLTFFILLPIISFSLYTFILKKSFFLDLGAKMAGEEVPYEIVSAGEKQAKQPNTYNNSGSNENKNSGEQETQDDSVAEKIDIETNSQTNNEDQKIIFHTVQPNETLYSIALKYYHSKSGIDLIKQWNDLSNDGIIVGQVLEIHLP
- a CDS encoding YpbF family protein; this translates as MESTILSLKQTDQATKQMLQNLVNRKIKFDRLKQQHILLLTISVFYSFGCLYFLYYRILEPYSYSFSEIFSILVGDNTHLLFIFLAIGLFGATKVLYDKKEKAEKEYHELRCEIVDRSKDLWKNDAWASRYIVFEIMKAKFNINLYHESK
- a CDS encoding manganese catalase family protein, encoding MWVYEKKLQYPVKVGQCNPMLAKFLIEQYGGADGELAAALRYLNQRYTIPDKVIGLLTDIGTEEFAHLEMIATMVYKLTKDATPDQMKAAGLGAHYADHDKALYYENAAGVPWTAAHIQAKGDPIADLYEDIAAEEKARATYQWIINMSDDPDINDTLRFLREREVVHSQRFREAVEILKEERGKKKIF
- a CDS encoding spore coat protein CotJB; this encodes MKQVPPEYYQKLEELQAIDFVIVELTLYLDTHPKDQDAVQQYNQFVHHRKKLKKEFEKLFGPLTNFGYSYSDYPWNWKDAPWPWQV
- a CDS encoding spore coat associated protein CotJA — protein: MHSFYKSYKPYISPFDPCPPIKVKTYSTPPNLYMGFQPPNLPQFPPLEALRKGTLWQPLYDPYYSPYERAKE
- a CDS encoding HPP family protein is translated as MFAKNIMIPKSQCFYVHAEDSIEEALEVLRKKQVDGLPVLNGDEYVGMITHYHIYRNYFNSELNKEEYLKTVKVKEIATHQEIFFQGNEIFENTLVELKDFPLFAVVDENRKFLGVVTRFDVIEQFQSAFGIKRPGIRIAFSSVEVEGRIARLANIIQQYHESVISLVTFDETDKLVRRIILKIEKRDNIKKFTDSLEDAGFRILNITED
- a CDS encoding metallophosphoesterase encodes the protein MIYWLIFMMVIIAGVLLVVYMVTEAFQNNVQYHTFEFNNFPKSFKKLRLFFISDIHRRNIHSSIIKQSLGKVDFVIIGGDLAEQGVPLTRIDENLRKLKMLGPIYFIWGNNDYEIDEAKLFRIFKKYDVKMLRNDVDFLQSKAGEKIAIIGIDDISQEQDDLHKAMAKISEPCFQILLSHNPDITQKMFDFDTISFILSGHTHGGQIRILGYTPYKKGGVYKYSDIIQLVSNGYGTSLFPLRLGAKPEAHIITLK
- a CDS encoding adaptor protein MecA; this encodes MKLERLSRNKIKYSITFEELSDKGFLTDEFESFIWYDLFDEMVEIAKKEYQCEITDTISIEIFSLSSMEIVLILTMDEKSMNEEQSTNHLIPTFIPDSVFCFESIEDVIQLAQCFENLQIRLNSKLMVFEDQYYFKIPNTKAVNVLCEEYGIESTMSIEMVEEYGMVIIENNALPVLLSYFNQ
- a CDS encoding Glu/Leu/Phe/Val family dehydrogenase — translated: MAADLGADNQAFDEKHDVLKSTQTVIHKALEKLGYPEEVYELLKEPIRMLTVKIPVRMDDGSVKIFTGYRAQHNDAVGPTKGGIRFHPNVSEKEVKALSIWMTLKCGIVNLPYGGGKGGIICDPREMSFRELEALSRGYVRAISQIVGPTKDIPAPDVFTNSQIMAWMMDEYSRIDEFNSPGFITGKPLVLGGSHGRETATAKGVTICIREAAKKRGINLEGARVVVQGFGNAGSFLSKFMHDAGAKVIGISDAYGALYDPNGLDIDYLLDRRDSFGTVTKLFDNTISNKELLELDCDILVPAAIENQITEENAHNIRAQIVVEAANGPTTLEATQILTDRGILLVPDVLASAGGVTVSYFEWVQNNQGYYWTEEEIDEKLEKVLVQSFENVYNTAETRRVDMRLAAYMVGVRKSAEASRFRGWI